In Eriocheir sinensis breed Jianghai 21 chromosome 10, ASM2467909v1, whole genome shotgun sequence, the following proteins share a genomic window:
- the LOC126996542 gene encoding alkylglycerol monooxygenase-like translates to MALSAAMGKVARGLGTLVYVASPNETTFRHVHEVPDYTNGAVPFFIAFILLELVVTRLKGGNIRFNDLFTSVLHGMVYDVLGVVVVTFYLCGYEWLYERRLLDLDWSSPITWWVAAFGVDLGYYWFHRATHEINLVWASHQVHHSSEEYNLSTALRQSMFQRYFSIGFYQPLALLGVPLPALLVHLQFNLIFQFWIHTEVIDNCGPLEWVLNTPSHHRVHHGANKWCLDKNYAGVLIIWDRLFGTFQAERRDEKIAYGLVDQPQSFNVLWLQIFYFGAVFRKARSMTTWGDSLRALFYGPGWFPGTPRLGDPDTFPDVKAPRVKYNPQLPLWQEAYVLVHFAILILVQQAWIPKVASFSWVSALVFTAFIFVSAGIVGAMYDGWWWAPLVEAARCIAYVAYARSNPVTGCQAMDAAILFYFAASAFIWTSHSLAVVKASVKAAKLE, encoded by the exons ATGGCCCTGTCCGCGGCGATGGGCAAGGTGGCGAGGGGATTGGGCACCCTCGTCTACGTGGCGAGCCCCAACGAAACAACCTTCCGTCACGTCCACGAGGTGCCCGACTACACTAacggg GCGGTTCCTTTCTTCATCGCCTTCATCCTGCTGGAGCTGGTCGTGACGCGGCTGAAGGGCGGCAACATACGTTTCAACGACCTCTTCACTTCAGTACTTCACGGGATGGTCTACGATGTGCTGGG TGTGGTTGTCGTTACCTTCTACCTCTGTGGCTACGAGTGGCTTTACGAGCGTCGCCTCCTTGACCTCGACTGGTCCTCGCCGATCACCTGGTGGGTCGCCGCTTTCGGAGTCGACCTCGGCTACTACTGGTTCCACAGAGCAACACACG AGATCAACCTGGTGTGGGCGAGCCACCAGGTGCACCACTCGTCCGAGGAATACAACCTCAGCACGGCTCTCAGACAGTCCATGTTCCAGCGCTACTTTTCCATCGGTTTCTACCAGCCCTTGGCCCTCCTCGGAGTCCCGCTTCCCgctctcctcgtccacctccagTTTAATTTGATTTTCCAGTTCTGGATTCACACGGAGGTGATTGACAACTGCGGCCCTTTGGAGTGGGTTCTCAACACGCCGTCTCACCATCGAGTCCACCATG GCGCGAACAAGTGGTGTCTCGACAAGAATTACGCGGGCGTCCTCATCATCTGGGACCGTCTGTTCGGTACCTTCCAGGCGGAGCGGCGCGACGAGAAGATCGCCTACGGCCTGGTGGATCAGCCGCAGTCCTTCAACGTGCTCTGGCTGCAG ATCTTCTACTTCGGGGCGGTGTTCCGTAAGGCGCGGAGTATGACCACTTGGGGGGACTCCCTGAGGGCGCTCTTTTACGGCCCTGGCTGGTTCCCTGGAACGCCGCGCCTTGGAGACCCCGACACCTTCCCTGACGTCAAGGCCCCCAGGGTGAAATACAACCCACAGCTTCCCCTGTGGCAGGAGGCATACGTGTTGGTGCACTTCGCCATCCTCATCCTGGTGCAGCAAGCGTGGATCCCCAAGGTTGCC AGCTTCTCGTGGGTGTCTGCCCTCGTGTTCACGGCGTTCATCTTCGTGTCTGCGGGCATCGTCGGGGCCATGTACGACGGGTGGTGGTGGGCGCCCCTGGTGGAGGCCGCCCGATGCATTGCCTACGTAGCCTACGCCCGCAGCAACCCAGTCACCGGGTGCCAGGCTATGGACGCCGCCATCCTCTTCTACTTTGCGGCTTCTGCCTTCATCTGGACTTCGCACAGCCTCGCCGTGGTGAAGGCCTCCGTCAAGGCTGCCAAGCTGGAATAA